Proteins encoded in a region of the Elaeis guineensis isolate ETL-2024a chromosome 7, EG11, whole genome shotgun sequence genome:
- the LOC140859180 gene encoding putative germin-like protein 2-1 — protein MAAHFLFLALLTLASSHAIASDPSQLQDFCVADLNSDVFVNGFVCKDPKQAKAEDFFFSGLDKAGDTGNKPGSNVTLIAVNQIPGLNTLGISLARLDFAPNGLIPPHTHPRATEILTVLEGTLYVGFVTSNPNNQLFTKVLNKGDVFVFPQGLIHFQFNYGKTNAVALSGLSSQNPGVILVPNAVFGAKPPISDDVLAKAFQLDKKTVDWLQAQF, from the exons ATGGCTGCCCATTTCCTCTTCCTTGCTCTCCTTACTCTGGCTTCATCTCATGCCATTGCTTCTGATCCTAGCCAACTCCAAGACTTCTGCGTCGCTGATCTTAACTCAGATG TGTTTGTAAATGGGTTTGTCTGTAAGGACCCGAAGCAGGCCAAAGCCGAAGATTTCTTCTTCTCTGGACTTGACAAGGCCGGTGACACAGGAAACAAACCTGGGTCTAATGTGACTCTAATCGCTGTGAACCAAATTCCCGGGCTCAACACCCTTGGCATCTCACTAGCTCGTCTAGACTTTGCACCCAACGGTCTCATCCCTCCTCACACCCATCCACGGGCTACTGAGATCCTTACGGTGTTGGAAGGCACACTCTATGTCGGCTTCGTAACATCCAACCCCAACAACCAGCTCTTCACTAAGGTCCTTAACAAGGGTGATGTGTTCGTATTTCCTCAAGGTCTCATCCACTTCCAATTCAACTATGGGAAGACCAATGCTGTTGCCCTTTCTGGTCTGAGCAGCCAGAACCCCGGTGTGATCCTCGTACCCAATGCAGTCTTTGGAGCGAAGCCACCCATCTCTGATGATGTTCTTGCCAAGGCCTTTCAGTTGGATAAGAAGACTGTAGATTGGCTCCAGGCCCAATTCTAG